TCCAGGCTGGCCCGCATCTCGTCCAGCATCAGCTGGTAGCCACGGTCCTGGAAGACGGTCAGTGCCTCGTCGGCCGGCAGGTCGAGCAGGTCGGCCCGCTCGGCGACGATCCGGGTGGCGATCTCCGCGACGTACTCGCCCGGGTAGCCGTCCTCCGGGGCCGGCTCGCCCCGGGCCGCCGCGTACAGCGACCGGCCGAAGCGCTCGATCTGGGCACCGGCGTCGTTGACGTAGTGCTCGCTGGTCACCTCGGCACCGGCCGCGGCGAGGATCCGGCGCAGCGAGTCGCCGACCGCCGCCCACCGGGTGTGCCCGAGGTGGATCGGGCCGGTCGGGTTCGCCGAGACGAACTCCAGGTTCACTCGCTGTCCGGTGAGCCGGTCGCTGCTCCCGTACGCCTGACCGGCCTGGACCACCTGGCGGGCGAGCTGCCCGGCGGCGGCCGGGTCGAGTCGGAGGTTGAGGAAGCCCGGTCCGGCGATCTCTACCGATTTGACCCCTGGTGTCCGGCCCAGCTCCTCGGCGAGGGCGGCGGCCAGTTCCCGGGGCGGCACGCCGACCCGCTTGCTCAACTGCAAGGCGATGGTCGAGGCGTAGTCGCCGTGCTCGGGATTGCGCGGTCGCTCCAGCGCCACCGACTCCGGCAGTACGGAGGGATCGAGACCACGCCGGGTGAAGACGGCGTGGGCGGCGGCGAGGACGGCCTCGGCGAGGTTGGCGGGAGTCACCGAAACATGTTACCGGGGGTAGACTCGGTCACTCGGTGGCGACCCTGCGCGTGTACGGCCCGCCATCCCCTGACCGACCGACCTGACGAGGGACCATGAGCATCAGCACCTCGGGCGGCGAACAGCGCCGTCCGTCCGTGGTCAGCACCGGCAAGAAGGCGCCGGCCGGCGGCAAACCCGCCGAGGACGGCAAGGCGGCCGGGACCAAGCCCGCTGAGGGTAAAGCGGCCGGGGCCAAGCCCGCGGGGACGGCCGCGAAGACCAACCCGGCCGGCCGGGTGCCGGCCAACCGGCCCGGCGGCGGAGGTGGCAAGAAGCCGCAGCAGCGCCGGCCGGTCACTCCGGTCCGGGTCAGCCAGGGCCGCTCGTGGGGCTCGATCGGTCTCTTCGTCGCCGTCGGTGTGGTCACCGCCGCGATCATCGGGTACGGCGCCTACGCGGTGATCCAGAACGGCAAGAGCTGGGAGGACAAGGCCTCCGCCATCGACGGCATCACCAACTTCCGCGAGAGCGACCCCTCGGTGGTGGATCCGTTCCCCGGCAAGCAGTCGCACGAGCCCGGTCCCCTGACCTACAAGATCACCCCGCCGGTCGGCAGCAGCCACAACAACGCCTGGCAGAACTGCATGGGCGACGTCTACGACGCCCCGATCGCCAACGAGCACGCGGTGCACAGTCTGGAGCACGGCGCGGTCTGGGTCACCTACAAGTCGGATCTGCCCGCCGACCAGGTGGAGCAGTTGGCCGCCAAGGTCCGTGGCAACGAGTTCATGCTCATGAGCCCGGTACAGAACCTGGACCGGCCGATCTCGCTCCAGGCCTGGGGCTACCAGCTCAAGCTGGACACCGCCGGCGACGGCCGGATCGACGACTTCATCGGGGCGCTGCGGCAGAACGCCTCGATGGAGCCCGGCGCACCCTGCTCCGGCGGCATCACCGCCACCGGCACCGCCCCGCGGGACAACGTGCAGGGCGACCAGCCGCAGGCCCCGGTGGGCGGCTGATCAATTTGACCATCGGGTCGGGGGCGCTGGCGACCGCCGGCGCCCCGGCGGACGGGACCATCGAGCGCGGTCCGGGCCGGCGTGGCGTCGGCACGGCCGCGCTGGCGCTCGCGATCCTGCTGGGACTGCTGCTCGGCTTCGCCAGCGGCCTGCTCGCCCCGGGCCTGTTCCGGCCCGGTGACGGCTCGCCGGAGGCCGGGTTCGCCCGGGACATGTCGTCGCACCACGCCCAGGCCGTGGAGATGTCGATCCTGGCCCACGAGAAGTCCACCGATCCGGACGTAAGGACCCTGTCCGCCGACATCGCCCTCACCCAGCAGGCCCAGATCGGCACGATGCAGGCCTGGCTAAAGACCTGGAAACTGAACCCGACCGGCAGCCAACCGCGAATGGCCTGGATGCCGGACGCCGCCGGGGCGGTGAAGAACGGGCTGATGCCGGGAATGGCCACCGACGCCCAGCGGGCCGAGCTGCGCGCCGCCACCGGGCGCGACTTCGACGTCCTCTTCCTGCGGCTGATGCTCGACCATCACCTCGGCGGCATCCACATGGCCGAGGGCATCCTCGATCTCTCCGACGACGCGCAGGTGACCGCGCTGGCCAAGTCGATGGTCGCCGGGCAGAAGAAGGAGATCGAGTTGATCCAGTCCCTGCTCGGCAGGTTCGGGGCCCGGTAGTTCCCGCACCCGCACACCCGTACCGCCCTTCCGGCGGCCGTCCACCCCGGACGGCCGCCGTTCCGGTTCCGGACGCTCCGACCGGTGGGCCATCCATCCGTTAAGAGCAGGATGGCCTAGTTGCCCGGTTTGACGAGCTTTCTCCGCACATAACGTGACCAGTCACGAACTGTCGTCGTTGTCCTAGACATGGCGGTTGCTCTTCGGGACGGACGTCGGTCGGTCACCAGTTGGTGCCGTCGGCACACCATCGGCGGCGACGGTGCGGTGGCGGCCGTACGTCGCGGACAACGGTCGGGCGAGGCACGAGTCCTCAGCCGGGACCAGGAACTCGACCTGATCGAGACGATCCGCGGTTGCTATCCGGACCAACTCGGGCTGGACGACGCACTCTGGACCCGACAGAGCGTCGCCATCCTCGCCCAGCGCCGGTACGGCCTGCGCCTCGAGGACGGCGACGTCAGCGGCTACCTGCGGGCCTGGGGCCTCGGCCCGCGTGAACCCACCGACCGGGCCTGCGGCCTCTGCGTCGACGCCGTGGTCGACTGGCTGGAACGCCAGTACCCGTCGGTCGTACGCTCCGCCCAGGAGCACGGGGCGGAACTGTGCTGGATCGGCCGGACCCGGCTGCACGGGGTGGTACCGGCCGCCGACGTCCTCTCCGCCGTCTCCGTACGCGGCCGGATGCGGTTCATCGTCGCCACCCCGAACGTCGACCCGGCACTCCCCCGGGACTTCCTGCTCCGGCTCAGTGGCCCGGACGGCCGCGCCGTACAGATCGTGGTCGACGGCTCCTGGACCCGGGCCGAGTGGCCTCGGAAACTCCCCCCGCGCATCGTGCTGCACGCCCTGCCGAGCTGCGGCCGGAACGGGTAGCCGAGCGGAGTGCCCAGCCCCCGCCACTGCGAAGCGCACGGCCCGGTACGCCGACACGACGGATACCGATTCGGTTCCGCGTACCCTTGTTTGCTACTCTTTCGTGGTCGCTGAGCCCCCGTAGCTCAGGGGATAGAGCACCGCCCTCCGGAGGCGGTGGCGCAGGTTCGAATCCTGCCGGGGGCACCAACCGTGACCAGCACAGAAACGCCCCTGACCAGGCGAAACCCCGGTCAGGGGCGTCTTTCGTATGTCCGGCTGTGTCCGGCCGTAACTGGCCGTTGGCGGGTGTCTGTGCCGAATACGTGCCGAGGTTCCGGGCCGGGGGTCAGTCGTCGGGGCAGCCGGGACCGTGCACGCCGCGGACCGTCCGGGACGCCCTGGTACCCGAGTGGTCCCTGCTGCTGTACATGTGGGCGCTGAGGTAGACGCACCTCTTCGCCGCGCTACGCATGCTCACCGGCCCCGCGTAGTAGAGGTAGCCGTTCGGCGAGTGGTTGGAGACCAGGACGGACGGGCGTGGGCAGCCGCTGTAGTCGCACAGCCCGATTTCCAGGTACATGTCGTTGCGGGTGGTCCCGTCGTGCCACCGCACCTTCTCCAGTGATGCGCAGTTGGTGCCGCCGTTGGCGCTGCTGTAGTAGAGCCGGATAGTGGCGTAGTGCGTGCCGCCGGTACCGGCGCCGCTGGTCCGTACGTTGTACGTATCGATCCGCGTGCCGGAGCAGACCTCGTGTGCGCTCGCAGCCGGCGCGCTGGCGACAGCGCCAGCGACCGCAGCGACCAGGACCACGCCGAGCGTGGCGAGCAACCTCTTCATCGATGGGCACTCCGTTCTGGTGAGATGGGCGCGGCTTACGAAGCTGACGGTATGGGCGGGAGTATTCACGGTGTGTCAGGTGAACAACCCACACGCGTCTCGCTCGGTCGTCTGGCACAAACACACCCGGCGCAGGGTCCGGTGTGGAAGTTGCACCAGGTGCGTCCGTCACACGACGAGTACTCCCCGGGCCAGGGTCGTGCCGCCAGCGCTCGGGGAGCTGTGAGTGCCGAATACGTACCGAAGTTGCACAACTGTGAAAGGCGGAAGCGCAGGTTCTAGCAGGTCAAATGCCCCGGGGGCAGGACCGACGCTGCCGCCCTGACGAACGGCCCGGTGTCAGCGGCTTCACCGATCAGAATTCTTCCGCCACGTCGTCGGTTCTGGTAGCCCCCTCGCACCGGTGGAAGGATTGCTGACCATGACCGACGCTAGACCGCTGGGCGCTGACGAGGCCTCGTTCATCGCGGTGGTTCGCTCAGGCGATACGGCGCGGTTTGCGCTCATCACGGAGCGCCACCGGCGTGAGCTGCAGGTGCACTGCTACCGGATGCTTGCGAACTACGAGGACGCCCAGGACATGACGCAGGAGACGTTCCTGCGAGCGTGGAACAAGCGGGAGTCGTTCAAGGGCCACGCTGCGCTGCGGACCTGGCTGTACCGGATCGCGACGAACGTCTGCCTTGACTTCCTGGAGAAGCGCAATGACCGCACACCCGTACCGTCCGGGCTGCCGGACTCCGGCTCCGAGGTGCTGTACCTGCAGCCGTACCCCGACCGGATGCTCCCCGAGGACCCGCAGGAATCTGTGGTGGCGCGGGAGACGATCGAGCTGGCGTTCATCGTCGCCGTCCAGCACCTGCCGCCGCGGCAGCGGGCGGTGTTCATCCTGCGCGACGTCGTCGGCTGGCCGGCGTCGAAGGCCGCCGACGCCCTCGATCTGACCATCGCATCGTTGACCAGCGCGCTGCAGCGGGCGCGCGTGACGATGCGCGAGCAGCTGCCCGACCGCCGCCTCGACTGGCGGAGCCCCGCCGCCCACGAGCTGTCGAATGACGAGCGCGGCGTGGTGAAGTCATACATCGACGCCCATGAGCGCAACGACCTCGACGGGCTGATGTCCCTGCTCCGCGACGACCTGCGCTTCGTGATGCTGCCCGAGGCGGGCACCTCGGTCATCACGGCCAAGGACGCGGTGGACGGCTGGGTCTCCGGTGGGCTCTTCCAGCCCGGCTACGACGACTGGCGCTGTATCGCCACGACGGTCAACCGCATGCCCGCCGCCGCGCTCTATCTCCGCACCCCTGACGACCCGGAGTACCGGTTGTTCAACATCGCGGTCCTGCACATCGTCGACGGGAAGATCGCCGAGCTCACCGGATTCGACGCCACCGACAAACCATGGCTGGACCTGCCCCCAAAACTGTGATCAGACAAGTCCCCGTCGTCGACGAGTCCCGCGCCACGGGCCGGCGTCACCGAAGTCACCGCGGAATGAGCACCCCGACCAGCTGAACACCAACGCGACAACGCGAACACCACCGCCCCGCCGGCAACGCCGGCGGGGCATCTTGATGCCCGAAGAACGTCAGGAAGGATTTCGACCCGGCCTCACGAACCGTGCAACTGGCCCGTGCTCATCGCCTCGTCTCGTATCGGGTCAGCAGTACACCGCCGGGAAATGTCCGCGTCTCCACGAGGTTCAGCTTCACCCAGCTGTCCAGCGCGGTGAAGAACGGCGTGCCGCCGCCCACCAGGACCGGGTAGGTGACCAGCACGTACTCGTCGATCAGCCCGGCCCTCATGGCCGCCCCGG
The nucleotide sequence above comes from Plantactinospora soyae. Encoded proteins:
- a CDS encoding DUF305 domain-containing protein, with the protein product MTIGSGALATAGAPADGTIERGPGRRGVGTAALALAILLGLLLGFASGLLAPGLFRPGDGSPEAGFARDMSSHHAQAVEMSILAHEKSTDPDVRTLSADIALTQQAQIGTMQAWLKTWKLNPTGSQPRMAWMPDAAGAVKNGLMPGMATDAQRAELRAATGRDFDVLFLRLMLDHHLGGIHMAEGILDLSDDAQVTALAKSMVAGQKKEIELIQSLLGRFGAR
- a CDS encoding DUF3105 domain-containing protein; the protein is MSISTSGGEQRRPSVVSTGKKAPAGGKPAEDGKAAGTKPAEGKAAGAKPAGTAAKTNPAGRVPANRPGGGGGKKPQQRRPVTPVRVSQGRSWGSIGLFVAVGVVTAAIIGYGAYAVIQNGKSWEDKASAIDGITNFRESDPSVVDPFPGKQSHEPGPLTYKITPPVGSSHNNAWQNCMGDVYDAPIANEHAVHSLEHGAVWVTYKSDLPADQVEQLAAKVRGNEFMLMSPVQNLDRPISLQAWGYQLKLDTAGDGRIDDFIGALRQNASMEPGAPCSGGITATGTAPRDNVQGDQPQAPVGG
- a CDS encoding RNA polymerase subunit sigma-70: MEGLLTMTDARPLGADEASFIAVVRSGDTARFALITERHRRELQVHCYRMLANYEDAQDMTQETFLRAWNKRESFKGHAALRTWLYRIATNVCLDFLEKRNDRTPVPSGLPDSGSEVLYLQPYPDRMLPEDPQESVVARETIELAFIVAVQHLPPRQRAVFILRDVVGWPASKAADALDLTIASLTSALQRARVTMREQLPDRRLDWRSPAAHELSNDERGVVKSYIDAHERNDLDGLMSLLRDDLRFVMLPEAGTSVITAKDAVDGWVSGGLFQPGYDDWRCIATTVNRMPAAALYLRTPDDPEYRLFNIAVLHIVDGKIAELTGFDATDKPWLDLPPKL
- a CDS encoding winged helix-turn-helix domain-containing protein, with product MAVALRDGRRSVTSWCRRHTIGGDGAVAAVRRGQRSGEARVLSRDQELDLIETIRGCYPDQLGLDDALWTRQSVAILAQRRYGLRLEDGDVSGYLRAWGLGPREPTDRACGLCVDAVVDWLERQYPSVVRSAQEHGAELCWIGRTRLHGVVPAADVLSAVSVRGRMRFIVATPNVDPALPRDFLLRLSGPDGRAVQIVVDGSWTRAEWPRKLPPRIVLHALPSCGRNG